A stretch of Hoplias malabaricus isolate fHopMal1 chromosome 10, fHopMal1.hap1, whole genome shotgun sequence DNA encodes these proteins:
- the mettl6 gene encoding tRNA N(3)-methylcytidine methyltransferase METTL6 encodes MADAEETATAAVESSPVFPLQRTDSSVRTLTEEEREKLKNDRILVSDFKQHKLELEAQKNWDLFYKRNSTNFFKDRHWTIREFEELKSCREFEAQKLVLLEAGCGVGNCIFPLLEEDLNIFIYACDFSPRAVEFVKQNSLYSPERCLAFQCDLTKDDLQAVIRKESLDVATMIFVLSAIHPDKMQQALENIHKVLKPGGIVLFRDYGLHDHAMLRFKSGNKLGENFYVRQDGTRSFFFSREHLDSLFQRAGFQTLANEYVLRETVNKKEGLCVPRVFLQSKFRKSESHHLQSIKDK; translated from the exons ATGGCGGACGCTGAGGAGACTGCTACAGCAGCAGTGGAGTCTTCTCCTGTCTTTCCTCTCCAACGGACAGACTCCAGTGTAAGGACTCtgacagaagaagaaagagaaaaactaaaaaacgACCGTATTCTGGTGTCAGATTTTAAACAGCACAAGTTGGAACTGGAAGCTCAGAAAAACTGGGACTTGTTTTACAAAAGGAACAGCACTAACTTCTTTAAAGACAGACACTGGACGATAAGAGAATTTGAAGAGCTCAAGTCCTGCAGAGAG TTTGAGGCTCAGAAGCTGGTGTTGCTGGAGGCTGGATGTGGAGTGGGGAACTGCATCTTCCCTCTTTTAGAAGAGGATCTCAACATCTTCATCTATGCCTGTGACTTCTCACCCCGCGCTGTAGAGTTTGTGAAA CAAAATTCCCTCTACAGCCCAGAGCGATGTCTGGCTTTTCAGTGTGACCTGACTAAAGATGACTTGCAAGCTGTGATCCGAAAAGAGAGCCTTGATGTTGCCACCATGATATTTGTCCTATCAGCCATTCATCCAGACAAAATGCAACAAGCCTTAGAAAACATACATAAG GTGTTAAAACCAGGTGGTATTGTCTTGTTCAGGGACTATGGCCTCCATGATCATGCCATGCTGAGGTTTAAATCTGGAAATAAGCTTGGAGAGAATTTTTACGTCAGGCAGGATGGCACTCGctcttttttcttctccagaG agCATCTTGACAGTCTGTTTCAGCGGGCAGGTTTTCAGACGCTTGCCAATGAGTACGTTCTGAGagaaactgtgaataaaaaagaAGGGCTGTGCGTTCCTCGTGTGTTCCTCCAGAGTAAATTCCGCAAGTCTGAATCACACCACCTTCAGAGCATTAAAGACAAATGA